Proteins encoded by one window of Porphyromonas vaginalis:
- the ftcD gene encoding glutamate formimidoyltransferase, translating to MAIQTKIVECVPNFSEGRDKAKIEQIVQPFRETKGVKLLDYSNDEDHNRCVVTVMGEPEAVRKSVIAAVEIAVKVIDMTKHEGQHPRMGAVDVIPFIPIRNMEMEEAIELSKEVGKEIGERIGVPVFLYEKSATAPHRENLAKIRKGQFEGMAEKIHEDEWHPDFGPADIHPTAGVVAVGARMPLVAYNVNLNTSDLSIADAIAKKVRHIGGGLRFCKAMGVELTDRHIVQVSMNLTDYTKTAVYRAHEMVRMEARRYGVEIVGAEVIGLVPMKALIDCAEYYLGIENFCETQILELRMME from the coding sequence ATGGCTATCCAGACAAAGATCGTAGAGTGTGTCCCCAACTTTAGCGAGGGACGCGACAAAGCAAAGATTGAGCAGATCGTACAACCCTTTAGAGAGACCAAGGGCGTCAAGCTCCTAGACTACAGCAATGACGAGGATCACAACCGCTGCGTGGTGACCGTCATGGGCGAGCCTGAGGCTGTCCGCAAGTCTGTCATCGCGGCTGTCGAGATCGCTGTCAAGGTGATCGATATGACCAAGCACGAGGGTCAGCACCCACGTATGGGCGCTGTCGACGTTATCCCCTTTATCCCCATTCGCAATATGGAGATGGAGGAGGCTATCGAGCTCTCTAAGGAGGTCGGTAAGGAGATCGGTGAGCGCATCGGTGTACCCGTCTTCCTCTATGAGAAGAGTGCTACAGCTCCTCATCGTGAGAACCTCGCTAAGATCCGCAAGGGACAATTCGAGGGTATGGCTGAGAAGATCCACGAGGATGAGTGGCACCCAGACTTCGGTCCAGCTGATATCCACCCCACAGCAGGTGTCGTAGCTGTCGGTGCTCGTATGCCACTCGTTGCTTACAATGTCAACCTCAACACCTCTGACCTCTCTATCGCTGATGCGATTGCTAAGAAGGTACGTCACATCGGTGGCGGTCTACGCTTCTGCAAGGCTATGGGCGTAGAGCTGACCGACAGGCACATCGTACAGGTCTCTATGAACCTCACCGACTACACCAAGACAGCCGTCTATCGTGCTCACGAGATGGTACGTATGGAGGCTCGTCGCTACGGTGTCGAGATTGTTGGTGCTGAGGTCATCGGCCTCGTACCTATGAAGGCTCTCATCGACTGCGCTGAGTACTACCTCGGCATCGAGAACTTCTGCGAGACCCAGATCCTCGAGCTCCGCATGATGGAGTAG
- a CDS encoding bifunctional UDP-N-acetylmuramoyl-tripeptide:D-alanyl-D-alanine ligase/alanine racemase yields the protein MSTLQNILEYLRPIQTHLVDERPIRHILTDSRKLTSPSDSLFFAMRTASGDGHKYIPQLYEHGVRAFFICEPIEPYVERYPDANIVQVQETLRALQQIASHWRMRYDYPVIGITGSNGKTVVKEFLYHLLSGCYRIVRSPKSYNSQLGVPLSILNMEEEHTLAIFEAGISMPMEMLRLQRIIRPTLGILTNIGAAHQENFVSLNQKIEEKLQLFVDADHFVYDADSDEIQRGIDNLGLSDKAIGWSLTPGKAYYHVSYSNSGDGTTTITAQHADESSTVTIPFADQASIQNATHCLCLIGLLPLTTAQRQAVLARFATLEAIEMRLEVKEGQAGNRLINDAYNNDINSLRIALDFQKQRTATSHQQAVIILSDILQSAQLPRDLYKQVGEMIAQYPHTLFIGVGRELCNYQDYFQGSGEGKTAFYETTDQLLADDLLGTISHAEILVKGARQFQFERIVQHLAKQVHETTLEIDLEALVSNLKSYKALLSPETRIIVMAKAQGYGIGAYELAKALEQQDLAALAVALADEGKELRSKGILLPIIVMNPEVEAFEVMTQSRLEPEIYNERILREFARHVERQGLSHYPVHIELDTGMHRTGFTPDRATLEHLAQTLHEVEPLIRVQSIFTHLAAADEPMMSDFTEQQFALYDEGADYLTSQLSYRPLRHVQNTAGIERYNHHHYDMGRLGVGLYGISATGSLTLEPVAKLRTTLLQIKTIPDGETIGYGRRGQVAPGGQIGIIPIGYADGYDRRFSCGVGSVMIHDTLCPIVGNVCMDTCMVDLTALQGKVAEGDEVIIFGVPGLQVSDLAERIGTIPYEVISKLSPRIKRTYYKS from the coding sequence ATGTCTACACTGCAAAACATCCTTGAGTACCTTCGTCCTATCCAGACGCATCTCGTCGATGAGCGTCCGATACGGCATATCCTGACCGATAGTCGTAAGCTCACCTCTCCGAGTGACAGCCTCTTTTTCGCTATGCGTACCGCCTCGGGCGACGGACATAAATATATTCCCCAGCTCTATGAGCATGGGGTGCGTGCCTTCTTCATCTGTGAGCCGATCGAGCCTTACGTGGAGCGCTATCCTGATGCCAATATCGTACAGGTGCAGGAGACGCTCCGTGCGCTGCAGCAGATCGCTAGCCACTGGCGTATGCGCTACGACTATCCAGTCATCGGTATCACGGGGAGCAATGGTAAGACGGTCGTCAAGGAGTTTCTCTACCACCTCCTCTCAGGCTGCTATCGTATCGTGCGTTCGCCAAAGAGCTACAACTCGCAGCTAGGCGTGCCGCTCTCGATACTTAATATGGAGGAGGAGCATACGCTCGCTATCTTTGAGGCGGGGATCTCGATGCCGATGGAGATGCTACGCCTCCAGCGTATCATACGACCGACGCTCGGTATATTGACCAACATTGGGGCAGCGCATCAAGAGAACTTCGTCTCGCTCAATCAGAAGATCGAAGAGAAGCTTCAGCTCTTTGTCGATGCTGATCACTTTGTATACGATGCCGACAGTGATGAGATACAGCGAGGCATTGACAACCTAGGACTTTCGGACAAAGCTATCGGCTGGAGCCTTACCCCAGGCAAAGCTTACTACCACGTCTCCTACAGCAATTCAGGGGACGGCACTACAACCATTACAGCGCAGCATGCGGATGAGAGCAGCACGGTGACCATTCCCTTTGCGGATCAAGCCTCCATACAAAACGCTACCCACTGTCTCTGTCTCATTGGTCTCCTGCCACTCACCACGGCTCAGCGCCAGGCGGTGCTAGCGCGCTTTGCAACTCTGGAGGCGATAGAGATGAGACTAGAGGTCAAAGAGGGGCAGGCAGGCAATAGACTGATCAACGATGCGTATAATAACGACATCAACTCGCTACGCATCGCGCTAGACTTTCAGAAGCAGCGCACCGCCACTTCGCATCAGCAAGCGGTCATCATCCTCTCCGATATCCTACAGAGTGCTCAGCTACCACGAGACCTTTACAAGCAGGTGGGGGAGATGATCGCACAGTATCCGCACACGCTCTTCATCGGTGTGGGACGGGAGCTGTGCAACTATCAGGACTACTTCCAGGGGAGTGGGGAAGGGAAGACCGCCTTCTACGAGACGACCGACCAGCTCCTCGCCGATGACCTGCTCGGCACCATCAGTCATGCGGAGATCTTGGTCAAGGGGGCCAGACAGTTCCAATTCGAACGGATCGTACAGCACCTAGCCAAGCAGGTACACGAGACCACACTAGAGATAGATCTAGAGGCTTTGGTGAGCAATCTGAAGAGCTACAAGGCGCTCCTCTCACCTGAGACACGTATCATCGTTATGGCCAAGGCGCAGGGCTACGGTATCGGAGCTTACGAGTTGGCCAAGGCTCTGGAGCAACAAGATCTCGCAGCGCTGGCGGTGGCACTAGCTGACGAGGGCAAGGAGCTTCGCAGCAAAGGAATCCTTCTTCCGATTATCGTGATGAACCCTGAGGTTGAGGCCTTTGAGGTGATGACGCAGAGTCGCCTAGAGCCTGAGATCTACAACGAACGCATACTTCGTGAGTTTGCCCGTCATGTGGAGCGTCAGGGGCTGAGCCACTATCCTGTTCATATCGAGCTAGACACCGGTATGCACCGTACAGGCTTTACGCCAGATAGAGCGACCCTAGAGCATCTAGCTCAGACCTTACACGAGGTGGAGCCACTGATACGGGTGCAGAGTATCTTTACGCACTTAGCAGCTGCCGATGAGCCGATGATGAGCGACTTCACGGAACAGCAGTTTGCCCTCTATGATGAGGGTGCTGACTACCTGACGAGTCAGCTCTCTTATCGTCCTCTACGTCACGTCCAAAACACTGCGGGCATCGAGCGATATAACCATCATCACTACGATATGGGGCGTCTAGGAGTAGGACTATATGGTATTAGTGCTACGGGTAGTCTCACCCTCGAGCCTGTCGCTAAGCTGCGCACCACGCTCCTACAGATCAAGACGATCCCTGATGGGGAGACTATCGGCTACGGACGACGTGGGCAGGTCGCTCCTGGCGGGCAGATCGGTATCATACCGATTGGCTATGCCGATGGCTATGACAGACGCTTTAGCTGTGGCGTGGGGAGCGTTATGATCCACGACACGCTCTGTCCGATCGTGGGCAACGTCTGTATGGACACTTGCATGGTCGACCTCACGGCACTCCAAGGCAAGGTCGCAGAGGGTGACGAGGTGATCATCTTCGGTGTGCCAGGCTTGCAGGTGAGTGACCTCGCAGAGCGCATCGGCACTATACCATACGAAGTGATTTCCAAGCTCTCACCACGTATCAAGCGCACTTATTACAAGAGTTAA
- a CDS encoding GSCFA domain-containing protein, translated as MLTSPSIQWFTPIEIAPLPTAIAGRYGGRILTLGSCFSEHIGERMRHLGYDVLVNPYGTLYNPISICDTLEDLLRDEQHRPDYTPYIIERDGLYYSLRHHSAIYGESLEEAHEATAQLWYTAHSRLAEADWLWITLGTTQVYYLAEDGRAVANCQQLPARLFDRRDLSLELLQERMLATLSQLLAKHPLQVVLTVSPVRYLQDGLAESNLSKSKLRILCDTLCRELPACHYFPAYEILHDELRDYRFYASDLTHPSEEAIDYIADHFVAYWASQEAREVEMRQAAQRLRKLSQHRPKTPHGAERLEAQIAERIAHYQKQYGEKLCIPSIIESL; from the coding sequence ATGCTCACCTCACCCTCCATACAGTGGTTCACACCGATCGAGATAGCCCCTCTGCCGACAGCTATAGCGGGGCGATATGGGGGTCGTATCTTGACACTTGGCTCCTGCTTTAGTGAGCATATAGGCGAGCGTATGAGACATCTTGGGTATGACGTACTGGTCAATCCTTATGGTACGCTCTACAATCCGATCAGTATCTGCGATACGCTAGAGGATCTGCTCCGCGATGAGCAGCACAGACCCGACTACACTCCTTATATTATAGAGCGCGACGGACTCTACTACAGTCTGCGCCACCATAGTGCGATCTATGGCGAGAGTCTCGAGGAGGCGCATGAGGCGACCGCCCAGCTATGGTATACAGCTCATAGCCGACTCGCGGAGGCGGACTGGCTCTGGATCACCCTAGGCACTACGCAGGTCTACTACTTGGCTGAGGATGGTCGTGCTGTGGCAAATTGCCAGCAACTGCCTGCTCGTCTCTTCGACAGACGGGACCTTTCACTAGAACTACTTCAGGAGCGTATGCTTGCGACGCTCTCTCAGCTTCTTGCAAAGCATCCACTGCAGGTAGTTCTGACGGTTAGTCCCGTGCGCTACTTGCAGGATGGCTTGGCGGAGAGCAACTTGTCAAAGAGCAAGCTTCGTATCCTCTGCGACACGCTCTGTCGTGAGCTACCCGCCTGTCATTACTTCCCCGCTTATGAGATCCTGCATGACGAACTGCGGGACTATCGCTTTTACGCTAGTGACTTGACTCATCCGTCTGAAGAGGCGATCGACTATATCGCAGATCACTTCGTCGCATACTGGGCAAGCCAAGAGGCGCGTGAGGTGGAGATGCGTCAGGCCGCTCAGCGTCTGCGTAAGCTCTCACAGCATCGCCCTAAGACTCCGCATGGAGCCGAGCGACTAGAGGCACAGATAGCTGAGCGCATAGCACATTACCAGAAGCAATATGGTGAGAAGCTCTGCATACCCTCCATCATCGAATCATTATGA